A window of Castanea sativa cultivar Marrone di Chiusa Pesio chromosome 1, ASM4071231v1 contains these coding sequences:
- the LOC142638672 gene encoding carboxypeptidase SOL1, with protein sequence MELLFSLLFLSLTFSSFLHPTFARGGQRQHSSLSSGFLENSSYNLGSTARHLFEENRLHLSLDIARGYMTNSQLEKALKAFAQRCSHISRIYSIGKSVKGVPLWVIEISDKPGEEEAEPAFKYIGNVHGDEPVGRELLLFLANWICDNHLKDPLATLIVENVHLHILPTMNPDGFSLRRRGNANNVDLNRDFPDQFFPMNEDVHMRQPETRAIMNWLRDVQFTASASLHGGALVANYPWDGTHDKRKNYFGCPDDETFRFMASIYSQSHYNMSLSKEFQGGITNGASWYPIYGGMQDWNYIHYGCFELTLEISDIKWPSATELPTLWEYNKMSMLNLVASLVKTGVHGRIFSSDGGRPLPGFITVKGMNQSVKSGKTFADYHRLLAPRGRYEVVATMPGYKLRSTCIWLDEAAMTLDFVLDAEVTLKGNLLRSGCECDCGNTIRLKFVDFLLGGHLEVCFILIIIVGFLCFLFQRGMKSNLSKHRQVVGPKRLAGV encoded by the exons ATGGaacttctcttttctctcctcttcctttctctcaccttttcctcttttcttcaCCCTACCTTTGCCAGAGGCGGTCAACGACagcactcttctctctcttcag GCTTTTTAGAAAATAGTAGTTATAATTTGGGTTCTACTGCACGCCACTTGTTTGAGGAGAACCGGTTACATTTAAG TCTTGACATTGCTCGAGGTTACATGACTAATTCTCAACTAGAGAAGGCCCTCAAGGCGTTTGCGCAACGGTGTAGTCACATTTCTAGGATATACAG TATAGGGAAGAGTGTGAAGGGAGTTCCACTG TGGGTGATAGAAATTTCTGACAAGCCTGGAGAGGAAGAGGCTGAACCTGCATTTAAG TACATTGGAAATGTGCACGGGGATGAACCTGTGGGCCGTGAGCTTCTATTGTTTCTTGCAAATTGGATATGTGATAATCATCTAAAGGATCCCTTG GCTACATTGATTGTAGAGAATGTTCACCTTCATATACTTCCAACCATGAATCCTGATGGTTTTTCACTTAGGAGGCGTGGTAATGCAAACAATGTTGATCTAAATCGAGATTTTCCTGATCAg TTCTTTCCTATGAATGAGGATGTGCATATGCGGCAACCTGAAACCAGAGCAATTATGAATTGGTTGAGGGATGTACAATTTACAGCATCTGCCAGTTTGCATGGG GGTGCACTTGTTGCAAATTATCCGTGGGATGGCACTCATGATAAAAG GAAAAATTACTTTGGATGTCCTGATGATGAAACATTCCGGTTCATGGCAAGTATATATAGTCAGTCTCATTATAACATGTCTCTGAGCAAGGAATTTCAAGGAGGGATTACGAATGGAGCATCTTG GTACCCTATATATGGTGGCATGCAAGACTGGAATTATATACATTATGGTTGTTTTGAATTGACCTTGGAGATAAGTGATATCAAATGGCCTTCTGCTACTGAG CTTCCTACTCTTTGGGAATACAACAAAATGAGCATGCTTAATCTTGTTGCGAGCCTTGTGAAG ACAGGAGTACATGGAAGAATCTTTTCATCAGACGGGGGAAGGCCACTGCCTGGTTTTATTACAGTGAAGGGAATGAATCAGTCG GTCAAATCAGGCAAAACTTTTGCTGATTACCATCGCTTGCTTGCCCCAAGAGGGCGGTATGAAG TTGTGGCGACCATGCCAGGATACAAATTGAGAAGTACGTGTATCTGGTTGGATGAAGCTGCAATGACATTAGATTTTGTTCTTGACGCAGAAGTCACACTCAAGGGGAATCTTCTACGAAGTGGCTGTGAATGTGACTGTGGCAATACAATCAGGCTcaaatttgttgattttcttttggggGGCCATTTGGAAGTGTgttttattttgatcattattgtAGGGtttctttgctttttatttCAGAGGGGAATGAAAAGTAACCTTTCAAAACATAGACAGGTAGTAGGGCCAAAAAGGCTAGCTGGGGTATGA